In Phragmites australis chromosome 17, lpPhrAust1.1, whole genome shotgun sequence, the following are encoded in one genomic region:
- the LOC133897481 gene encoding lipid phosphate phosphatase 2-like, whose translation MADIQLGCYTIKSHGTKLARLHMYDWIILLLLAVIDGLLNIIEPFHRFVGRDMMTDLRYPLKGNTVPFWAVPLIGIVLPCAIFGGIYFKKKNFYDLHHGILGILYSVLITTVITDAIKDGVGRPRPDFFWRCFPDGNAVYDNITTGVICHGEKSVIKEGHKSFPSGHTSWSFAGLGFLAWYLAGKITAFDHRGHVAKLCIVFLPLLTAALVAVSRVDDYWHHWQDVFTGALIGLTVASFCYLQFFPYPYEADAFWPHAYAFQLTEESNSRNANSYSVRPTEIETVTIPAHGGIALGDTSPILDNMESGRRL comes from the exons ATGGCAGATATCcagttagggtgttacactataAAGTCCCATGGAACCAAATTGGCAAGATTGCACATGTATGACTGGATAATACTTCTCCTCCTTGCTGTCATAGACGGACTGTTGAATATAATTGAACCGTTTCACCGTTTCGTTGGGAGGGACATGATGACTGACTTGAGATATCCTTTGAAGGGCAATACAGTGCCGTTTTGGGCTGTTCCG CTAATTGGAATTGTACTACCTTGTGCCATCTTCGGTGGCATTTACTTCAAAAAGAAGAATTTCTATGATTTGCATCACGGCATACTGG GGATTCTATATTCGGTGCTCATAACTACAGTTATTACTGATGCAATTAAGGATGGTGTTGGCCGCCCACGTCCAGATTTTTTCTGGCGCTGTTTCCCTGATGGAAATGCC GTTTATGATAATATAACTACTGGTGTTATATGCCATGGAGAGAAGAGTGTAATCAAGGAAGGTCACAAGAGCTTTCCAAGTGGACACACTTCCT GGTCTTTTGCTGGTCTAGGCTTCCTTGCGTGGTATTTAGCTGGGAAAATCACGGCTTTTGATCACAGAGGACATGTTGCGAAGCTATGCATAGTGTTTCTGCCTCTTCTAACTGCTGCACTTGTGGCTGTTTCTCGAGTGGATGACTACTGGCATCACTGGCAAGACGTATTTACAGGCGCTCTTATAG GCCTTACAGTTGCTTCATTTTGTTATCTGCAGTTTTTCCCATATCCGTATGAAGCAGATG CTTTCTGGCCTCATGCATACGCCTTCCAGTTAACCGAGGAAAGCAACAGTAGAAATGCAAACTCCTACAGTGTGAGACCAACTGAGATCGAAACTGTCACTATTCCTGCCCATGGTGGAATTGCCCTCGGAGACACCAGCCCTATTCTAGACAACATGGAGTCCGGAAGGAGATTGTGA